A genomic segment from Paraburkholderia hayleyella encodes:
- a CDS encoding SPOR domain-containing protein, translating to MQVIHTMAQPRRATKQSKQTGGTFLGIVLGLIVGLAVAVVVALYITRAPTPFVSKVAPPTDTAAPSPQFDPNRPLQGKMPGQPVAPQGAQPTPPNTAPGATSNQTQSTGLLDEPQIVEVPPTSANGVAVAPKPAAEKDSAAPVPVKKPPTPATSASSAINGNAPPPGTAKPSPQSASDANTGYFLQVGAYKTSADAEQQRARLAFQGFESKVTLRDSGGVTYYRVRIGPFSKFDEMNAARQRLSGAGVDTAVIRFTKQ from the coding sequence TTGCAGGTGATTCATACGATGGCACAACCACGCCGTGCAACGAAGCAATCGAAACAAACCGGAGGCACTTTTCTCGGTATCGTGCTGGGACTGATCGTCGGCCTCGCCGTCGCGGTTGTGGTGGCGCTCTATATCACGCGTGCGCCTACGCCGTTTGTCTCGAAAGTCGCTCCCCCCACCGATACTGCCGCGCCCTCGCCGCAGTTCGACCCCAACCGCCCGCTGCAAGGCAAGATGCCCGGCCAGCCCGTCGCGCCACAAGGAGCCCAGCCCACGCCGCCCAACACGGCGCCTGGCGCCACCAGCAACCAGACGCAAAGCACGGGCCTGCTCGATGAACCGCAAATCGTCGAAGTTCCGCCCACCAGCGCGAACGGGGTAGCGGTCGCACCCAAACCCGCTGCTGAAAAAGACTCCGCCGCACCCGTACCGGTGAAAAAACCACCCACCCCCGCTACCAGCGCGAGTTCAGCCATCAACGGCAACGCGCCGCCTCCAGGCACGGCGAAGCCCAGCCCGCAGAGCGCGTCCGATGCCAATACCGGCTATTTCCTTCAGGTCGGGGCCTATAAAACCTCGGCCGATGCCGAGCAACAGCGCGCCCGACTGGCCTTCCAGGGCTTCGAATCGAAAGTCACGTTGCGCGACTCAGGAGGCGTCACGTATTACCGTGTGCGCATCGGGCCCTTCTCAAAATTCGATGAGATGAACGCCGCCCGCCAGCGCTTGTCTGGCGCGGGGGTCGATACTGCGGTTATCCGCTTTACCAAACAGTGA
- the metH gene encoding methionine synthase gives MTDHTMRLSGLEPFNVSPGTLFINVGERTNVTGSKAFARMILNGQFDEALAVARHQVENGAQVIDVNMDEAMLDSKAAMERFMNLIASEPDIARVPVMIDSSKWEVIEAGLKCVQGKAIVNSISLKEGEAAFRHHANLIRRYGAAAVVMAFDEQGQADTFARKTEICQRSYDFLVNEVGFPPEDIVFDPNIFAIATGIEEHNNYAVDFINATRWIKQNLPYAKVSGGVSNVSFSFRGNDPVREAIHTVFLYHAIQAGMDMGIVNAGQLGVYADLDPELRERVEDVVLNRRADGTDRLLEIADRFKTGAAKKEENLEWRNQPVEKRLAHAMVHGITNFIVEDTEEARAQIAATGGRPINVIEGPLMDGMNIVGDLFGQGKMFLPQVVKSARVMKQAVAHLIPFIEEEKQRLAAAGSDVRAKGKIVIATVKGDVHDIGKNIVTVVLQCNNFEVVNMGVMVPCADILAKARAEGADIIGLSGLITPSLEEMSYVAAEMQRDDYFREKKTPLLIGGATTSRVHTAVKIAPHYDGPVVYVPDASRSVSVASSLLSDDGATKYLDELKTDYERIREQHANKKAQPMVTLAEARANKTPLDWNAWQPVKPKFIGRRVFKNFDLAELAQYIDWAPFFQTWDLAGPYPAILTDEIVGESARRVFADGKAMLARLIQGRWLTANGVIALLPANTVNDDDIEIYTDESRTEVALTWRNLRQQSVRPVVDGVKRPNRSLADFIAPKTSGLADYIGLFAVTAGLGVEAKEKQFEKDHDDYSAIMFKALADRLAEAFAEAMHARVRRDLWGYASQETLTNDDLIAEKYQGIRPAPGYPACPDHLVKQAMFDVLQASEIGMSVTESLAMLPAASVSGFYLAHPDSTYFSVGKIAQDQLDDYAQRMGLSQAEAKRALAPLL, from the coding sequence ATGACCGATCACACCATGCGCCTCTCCGGGCTCGAACCCTTCAACGTCTCGCCTGGTACGCTTTTCATCAACGTCGGCGAACGCACCAATGTGACCGGCTCGAAGGCCTTCGCCCGCATGATTCTCAACGGCCAGTTCGACGAGGCGCTCGCGGTAGCGCGCCACCAGGTCGAAAACGGCGCGCAGGTGATCGACGTCAACATGGACGAAGCCATGCTCGATTCAAAGGCCGCCATGGAGCGCTTCATGAACCTGATCGCGTCCGAGCCCGATATCGCTCGCGTGCCGGTCATGATCGATTCGTCGAAGTGGGAAGTGATCGAAGCCGGTCTGAAATGCGTGCAAGGCAAAGCGATCGTCAATTCGATCTCGCTCAAGGAAGGGGAGGCCGCCTTCCGCCATCACGCGAACCTGATCCGCCGTTATGGCGCGGCCGCCGTGGTGATGGCCTTCGATGAGCAGGGCCAGGCCGACACTTTCGCGCGCAAGACAGAGATCTGCCAGCGCTCCTATGATTTTCTGGTCAATGAAGTGGGGTTTCCGCCAGAAGACATCGTGTTCGATCCGAATATTTTCGCCATCGCCACCGGCATCGAGGAACACAACAATTACGCGGTCGATTTCATCAATGCCACGCGCTGGATCAAGCAAAACCTGCCGTATGCGAAGGTGAGCGGCGGGGTGTCGAACGTCTCGTTCTCGTTTCGTGGCAACGACCCGGTGCGCGAGGCAATTCACACCGTGTTCCTGTATCACGCGATCCAGGCAGGCATGGACATGGGCATCGTCAACGCGGGCCAGCTAGGCGTGTATGCCGATCTCGACCCTGAGCTGCGCGAGCGCGTCGAGGATGTCGTGCTAAACCGCCGTGCCGATGGCACCGACCGTCTGCTCGAAATCGCCGACCGCTTCAAAACCGGCGCGGCAAAAAAAGAAGAAAACCTCGAATGGCGCAACCAGCCCGTTGAAAAACGTCTGGCCCATGCGATGGTGCACGGCATCACGAACTTCATCGTCGAAGACACCGAAGAAGCCCGCGCGCAGATCGCCGCCACAGGCGGGCGGCCCATCAACGTGATCGAAGGGCCGTTGATGGATGGCATGAACATCGTGGGCGACCTGTTTGGTCAGGGCAAGATGTTCCTGCCGCAGGTGGTCAAATCGGCGCGTGTGATGAAGCAGGCCGTCGCTCATCTGATTCCGTTCATCGAAGAAGAAAAGCAGCGCCTTGCCGCCGCCGGCAGCGACGTGCGCGCCAAAGGCAAGATCGTGATCGCCACCGTCAAGGGCGATGTGCACGATATCGGCAAGAACATCGTTACAGTGGTCCTGCAGTGCAATAACTTCGAAGTGGTCAACATGGGCGTGATGGTGCCGTGCGCCGACATCCTGGCCAAAGCCCGCGCTGAAGGCGCGGACATCATCGGGCTATCCGGGCTGATTACGCCCAGCCTCGAAGAAATGTCATACGTCGCCGCGGAAATGCAGCGCGACGATTATTTCCGCGAGAAAAAAACACCGCTGCTGATTGGCGGCGCGACCACCTCGCGGGTGCATACCGCCGTCAAGATCGCGCCGCATTACGACGGGCCCGTGGTGTACGTGCCGGATGCTTCGCGCTCGGTATCGGTAGCGTCGAGCCTGCTATCAGACGACGGCGCGACGAAGTATCTGGACGAACTGAAAACCGATTACGAGCGCATCCGCGAGCAGCACGCCAACAAAAAAGCCCAGCCGATGGTGACACTGGCCGAAGCCCGGGCCAATAAAACACCGCTCGACTGGAACGCCTGGCAACCGGTCAAGCCCAAGTTCATTGGACGGCGCGTATTCAAGAATTTCGATCTGGCGGAGCTGGCGCAATACATCGACTGGGCGCCGTTTTTCCAGACGTGGGATCTGGCCGGGCCTTATCCGGCGATTCTCACCGATGAGATCGTCGGCGAATCCGCCCGGCGCGTGTTTGCCGACGGCAAGGCGATGCTGGCGCGGCTGATCCAGGGGCGCTGGCTCACGGCCAATGGCGTGATTGCGCTGCTGCCCGCGAACACCGTCAATGACGACGACATCGAGATTTACACCGACGAATCGCGCACCGAGGTGGCGCTCACCTGGCGCAACCTGCGCCAGCAAAGCGTGCGGCCGGTGGTCGATGGCGTGAAGCGGCCCAACCGCTCGCTGGCGGATTTCATCGCGCCGAAAACCTCCGGGCTAGCGGACTATATTGGCCTGTTCGCGGTCACGGCAGGCCTCGGTGTTGAAGCAAAAGAAAAGCAGTTCGAAAAAGATCACGACGATTACAGCGCCATCATGTTCAAGGCGCTCGCGGACCGTTTGGCTGAAGCCTTCGCCGAAGCGATGCATGCGCGCGTGCGGCGCGACCTGTGGGGCTACGCCAGCCAGGAAACGCTCACCAACGACGACCTGATCGCCGAAAAATACCAGGGCATCCGGCCTGCTCCAGGCTATCCCGCATGCCCCGATCATCTGGTGAAGCAGGCGATGTTCGATGTGCTGCAAGCCAGCGAGATCGGCATGAGCGTGACCGAATCGCTGGCGATGCTACCCGCCGCGAGCGTCTCCGGTTTTTATCTGGCGCATCCGGATAGCACGTATTTTTCGGTCGGCAAAATTGCGCAGGATCAACTGGATGATTACGCCCAGCGCATGGGGCTCTCGCAAGCCGAGGCCAAACGGGCGCTGGCGCCTTTGCTGTGA
- the argS gene encoding arginine--tRNA ligase produces the protein MLPAHKHFLETLFSDTVKQVAQTMQGEANAEFVAPTITLERPKVAAHGDIACNVAMQLAKPLRANPRQLAQHIVETLLMQPGARQLVLDAEVAGPGFINLRLTPTAKQAVIAAVFAEQTRFGHVAREAGRRVLVEFVSANPTGPLHVGHGRQAALGDALSNVLASQGYAVHREFYYNDAGVQIQTLALSTQARARGLKPGDALWPEAAYNGEYIADIARDYLNGATVAASDGEPVKGAGEIGNLEAIRRFAVAYLRHEQDMDLQAFGVQFDQYYLESSLYKEGRVEKTVAALIAAGKTYEQDNALWLRTTDDGDDKDRVMRKSDGTYTYFVPDVAYHAVKWERGFTKVINVQGSDHHGTIARVRAGLQGLGLGIPQGYPDYILHKMVTVMRNGEEVKISKRAGSYVTVRDLIEWSGGVTPGSDTAQAPADEATIRRGRDAVRFFLISRKADTEFVFDIDLALKQNDENPVHYVQYAHARICSVLNEWKTRYQGDEAHLAQIDVTPLTSERAMALLQKLAEFPDMLEHAATELAPHAVAFYLRELASEFHSFYNDRAERVLIDEATGRNARIALLAATRQVLANGLALIGVSAPLKM, from the coding sequence ATGTTGCCCGCACATAAACATTTCCTCGAAACCCTGTTCAGCGATACCGTGAAGCAGGTCGCCCAAACCATGCAGGGTGAAGCCAACGCGGAGTTCGTCGCGCCCACCATCACGCTTGAGCGGCCGAAAGTCGCCGCCCATGGCGACATCGCCTGCAATGTGGCGATGCAGCTCGCCAAACCGCTGCGTGCCAATCCGCGTCAGCTCGCGCAACACATCGTCGAGACCCTGCTCATGCAGCCGGGCGCGCGGCAACTGGTACTGGATGCGGAAGTCGCAGGCCCCGGCTTTATCAATCTCCGGCTCACGCCCACGGCCAAGCAGGCCGTCATCGCCGCCGTCTTCGCCGAACAGACGCGCTTTGGCCACGTCGCCCGGGAAGCGGGCCGCCGTGTGCTGGTCGAATTTGTCTCGGCCAACCCCACCGGCCCGCTGCACGTCGGCCACGGGCGCCAGGCGGCGCTGGGCGATGCGCTCTCGAATGTGCTGGCCTCGCAAGGCTATGCGGTTCACCGTGAGTTTTACTACAACGATGCCGGGGTCCAGATCCAGACCCTCGCCCTCTCCACCCAGGCGCGCGCGCGCGGGCTCAAGCCCGGTGACGCGCTGTGGCCCGAAGCGGCCTACAACGGCGAATACATCGCGGATATCGCCCGCGATTACCTCAATGGCGCAACCGTCGCCGCCAGTGATGGCGAGCCCGTCAAGGGCGCAGGCGAGATCGGCAACCTGGAGGCAATCCGCCGCTTCGCCGTGGCCTACCTGCGCCACGAGCAGGACATGGATCTTCAGGCGTTCGGCGTTCAGTTCGACCAGTACTATCTCGAATCCTCGCTATACAAGGAAGGCCGTGTCGAAAAAACAGTGGCCGCGCTCATTGCCGCAGGCAAAACCTACGAGCAGGACAACGCCCTGTGGCTGCGCACCACCGACGACGGTGACGACAAAGACCGCGTGATGCGCAAATCCGACGGCACGTACACCTATTTCGTGCCGGACGTCGCCTATCACGCGGTCAAATGGGAACGCGGCTTCACCAAGGTAATCAACGTGCAGGGCTCGGATCACCACGGCACCATTGCGCGCGTGCGGGCTGGGCTGCAAGGGCTGGGCCTTGGCATCCCGCAAGGCTATCCGGATTACATCCTGCACAAGATGGTCACGGTGATGCGTAACGGCGAGGAAGTCAAAATCTCGAAACGCGCGGGCAGCTATGTGACCGTGCGCGACCTGATCGAATGGTCGGGCGGCGTCACCCCGGGCAGCGACACGGCCCAGGCGCCAGCCGATGAAGCCACGATCCGCCGTGGCCGCGACGCGGTGCGCTTCTTCCTGATCTCGCGCAAGGCGGATACCGAATTCGTCTTCGACATCGACCTCGCGCTCAAGCAAAACGACGAAAACCCGGTGCATTACGTCCAGTACGCGCATGCGCGTATCTGCTCGGTGCTCAATGAATGGAAAACGCGCTACCAGGGCGACGAAGCCCACCTCGCGCAAATCGACGTCACGCCGCTCACCAGCGAACGGGCGATGGCGCTGCTGCAAAAACTGGCCGAATTCCCGGACATGCTCGAACATGCCGCCACCGAACTCGCGCCGCACGCGGTAGCGTTCTATCTGCGCGAACTCGCTAGTGAATTTCACTCGTTTTACAATGACCGGGCCGAGCGCGTGCTGATCGACGAGGCAACAGGCCGCAACGCCCGCATCGCACTGCTCGCGGCAACCCGTCAGGTGCTGGCCAACGGCCTGGCGTTAATCGGTGTCTCAGCGCCCCTCAAGATGTAA
- a CDS encoding DUF1840 domain-containing protein, whose amino-acid sequence MLITFKCQAAPDVMMLGDLAQYLLGIIGKRLGERGVITHDELPAAITKLEGAISTDKQTRAEHDGHFHEGEEGYEHHEIPLGLAQRAFPFLDMMREAHKGNADIVWGV is encoded by the coding sequence ATGCTGATTACCTTTAAATGCCAAGCTGCACCGGACGTGATGATGCTGGGAGACTTGGCCCAGTATCTGCTTGGCATCATCGGCAAACGTCTGGGTGAACGTGGGGTGATCACCCACGACGAGCTACCTGCGGCGATTACCAAGCTCGAAGGCGCGATCTCAACTGACAAACAAACGCGTGCTGAACACGATGGCCATTTCCATGAAGGCGAAGAAGGCTATGAGCATCATGAGATTCCACTAGGCCTGGCGCAGCGGGCGTTTCCGTTTCTCGACATGATGCGCGAGGCGCATAAGGGGAATGCGGATATCGTTTGGGGTGTTTGA